A single genomic interval of Pseudochaenichthys georgianus chromosome 3, fPseGeo1.2, whole genome shotgun sequence harbors:
- the LOC117441951 gene encoding uncharacterized protein — MQRRRRINPKDDATFYIDTGGDKAGLDVQYINAIKGRGIFTSIPFQKGDFLIEYRGELISKKECARRLKLYPVALKVFMFDFHFDGKLWCVDAAKEDESLGRLVNDDHRNPTAKMRQLSVQGKPHLCLFADRDISPGEEITYNYGDSDWPWRCKGLDEVMPLETCGATQATSPNENIEQMAKNSDCTESYMKTTGPVLSPLSRAEEGLEEVMPLETCGATSPNENIEEHCLRIATVSSLDRCVSCVGPVSSFKWLGYECRECSQVWHKSCFRKIQDDNLHYLPKLPFQKENSFRDELQSSQSDSEKDQISDECMSDEEYIPDSQWDEAVCQSVCLWLCSCLSVCLSVCELSVNLYVSLSV, encoded by the exons ATGCAAAGGCGGAGACGCATCAATCCAAAAGATGACGCCACATTTTATATTGACACTGGAGGGGACAAAGCAGGACTTGACGTCCAATACATCAATGCCATCAAAG GTCGCGGCATCTTCACCTCTATACCATTTCAAAAAGGAGACTTTTTGATAGAATATAGAGGTGAACTCATAAGCAAAAAAGAATGTGCGAGGAGACTGAAACTTTATCCTGTCGCGCTCAAGGTGTTCATGTTCGATTTCCATTTTGATGGAAAACTGTGGTG CGTCGATGCAGCAAAAGAGGATGAGTCTCTTGGAAGACTTGTAAATGACGATCACAGAAACCCGACTGCAAAGATGAGACAACTATCCGTGCAAGGGAAGCCCCATCTTTGTTTGTTCGCTGACCGAGACATAAGTCCAGGAGAGGAGATCACCTATAATTACGGTGATTCAGACTGGCCGTGGAGATGCAAG GGTCTTGATGAAGTGATGCCTCTGGAAACCTGTGGGGCCACACAGGCCACATCTCCAAATGAGAACATTGAACAG ATGGCGAAGAACAGCGACTGCACTGAGAGCTACATGAAGACGACAGGTCCAGTGCTTTCTCCCCTCAGCAGAGCTGAAGAG GGTCTTGAGGAAGTGATGCCTCTGGAAACCTGTGGGGCCACATCTCCAAATGAGAACATTGAAGAG CATTGCTTGAGGATCGCAACTGTATCCTCATTGGACAggtgtgtttcctgtgtgggACCTGTGTCCTCCTTCAAGTGGCTTGGATATGAATGCAGAG AGTGTTCACAAGTCTGGCATAAATCCTGCTTCAGAAAAATTCAAGATGATAACCTCCATTATCTACCTAAG CTTCCTTTTCAGAAGGAAAACAGTTTCAGAGATGAACTGCAGTCAAGCCAATCAGATTCAGAAAAGGATCAAATATCAGATGAGTGCATGTCTGATGAGGAATACATACCCGACTCACaatgggatgaagctgtctgtcAATCTGTATGTCTCTGGCTGTgtagctgtttgtctgtctgtctctctgtctgtgagcTGTCTGTCAAtctgtatgtctctctgtctgtgtag